The Dermochelys coriacea isolate rDerCor1 chromosome 7, rDerCor1.pri.v4, whole genome shotgun sequence sequence tcaccctctgacaggggtcgcaggatcggcaatactgccggacagttgtaaagaccccaggccagtaaaagttgtGTAGCAGCCTCGGCCGGgtgcgccggattccctggtgccctgagagggggatgtcatgggccaggtacaggagcttgcaGCGATACTTCTGGGGttccaccagctgcctcctgaccccacaggactccacttcccctgggggagcccattctcggtacaggaacccctcctcccacaggcacctctcctggcaacctctcctcatggtccgtcCCTCgctgaggtcggccaggtccctgagcttccgcaaggagggatctttctggaactcagcggctggggacgggatggggcccggttccctctcGCTAGccaggtctgaggccacagcctctctgagcggTGCCCCTCGGTGCTCCCTTtccaccagggtagggtcctgcgcCTCCAGTATGGTACCCTCCCCAAGGTCGGGGCGCAGTGCCCCTTGCcggctctggctacgggtcacaACCAGGGCGGCCTGGCATTTGCTTGGCCAGTTCTCTACGtccccccatcaaaacctcagtgggcaaatggtggtgcacccccacatccttggggccctccttggccccccatttcaggtgtacccttgccatgggcaccttgaatgggtcccacccacccccgtcagggtcaggtaggtgttgggcactaCCCGATCTGGGGGCACCACCTCGGGCCAGACCAGCGTCACCGCCACAcccatatcccagtatccattgacctttctcccatccacctccagggaaACAAGGCCCTCTCTCCGGAGGGACAGCCCCCCGCCTACCCTGTAAACTGAGAGccctgagtccagagcctccagccctccAGAGGAGCTGGCCGGGAATattcttccctcctgagcaggtggtaagctggcagccccccttccTTGGGCCGTTTGCCCCtcatccagctgggtccctacccagttaaccctgggtaggttgggtctgctcagtctgtccctgagcctggggcactgggtctgtatgtggcctctctggccacagtgatagcagctcatgtCACGTTGGTCCCCTCGAGCGAGTCGGATGGTCCTGACGCCAGGCCTTCCCCTTtggagggggttctccatatttctccgctgggaggtcccatggtgactctctctctgcattgtggggggcctgttcttttcagactcctccctgctacccccgtCCAACTGTTCACAAACTtgtcggccagctgccctgcgtgCTGcaggttctctagctttttgtccaccaactatagcctcaggtcggaagggcactgttcatacagttgctccagtacaattaggtcaagcaggtcctctttacCTTGGGCCCCAGGTGTCCACatgcgggcatatccctgcattcggttgaccagGTGTaggtatccgcaaaaagaaaaggaggacttggggcactttagagactaacaaatttatttgagcataagctttcgtgagctacagctcacttcatcggatgcagtgagctgtagctcacgaaagcttatgctcaaataaatttgttagtcttaaggtgccacaagtcctccttttctttttgcgaatacagactaacacggctgctactctgaaaccagttgtaggtatgtgacctcggGCGTTTTATgctgactccggaaccttttccggtacatcttgggggtcagcccaaactcacggagcagggcctttttgaacagttcgtagtcccctgcctccgcccctgTCATTCGTACCTCcatggctttggggtccagtaagggggtgagaaactggagcctgtctgcagggtcaaccctgtgcatctcgcaggcattctcaaaggccgtcaggaagctatctatgtcctccccctccttacgctgggccaggaagcacttatcaaagctccttgtaGTCTTGGGTCCCTCCCTCACTCACCGCAgctggggccccactgctcctcagcctggccagccccagttcatgctgtctctgcttcttTTCATGctccctctgtttctccttctcatGCTGATGTTGCTTCTCCTCATGCTGAcgctgcttttcatgatcctccagctccctcattttcatctccctctcccattccagccgcctccgctccagggatggggagctccggcgggaggatcccctgctggctgccggggtcagggtgccctcagtattcgctgggcttcccccaacccctcccccatgcataggtaggaagggtctTGGGATGTCCTCAGCAGcaatctgacccctcccagcccggtcAGGCCTCAGGGCCCACGCTGCGTCCACTGGgcagcttccctcagggacagggatcgggtcatccaagcgatctCTCTCCTCCAACtaggcaatcagctgttccttggtggacctcccaatgcgcagcccccctctgcctgcacagctccaccaggtcactCTTAAGGCATTTAGCAAAcgtctccctgctggccactcgcaggcctgggcagctttccacggtttccagggagaacccctagggtgccagcccttcttgaggtcaccacctctttgccagggtcgagctgcagactcctccgcctcGCTGCAATCTCctgggggaccccattactgcaaaagtctttctctctggtcacacactcccagggttAACCACCCCctgaatcttcagcacgcctggtccccgtcaatccccgttcattttactgttccccagtcagttactgcaggaagtgccgttcacggggtgcagtagatcccatcgcttccaccagttgtcacggagtgtgggggagtctggggcctgcacccctcttcctgggattcactgtgactctcagccagccagtaaaacagaaggtttattggacaataggaacacagtctaaaacagagcttgtaggtacaaccaggacccctcagtcaagaccttctgggggaggagggagcttagaccccagccctcggtttccctgcgttccaccacccagcaccaaattgaaaccaaaacccctccagcaggctccctcctgcagcctttatccactttcccagggcagaggtgttacctccccgtccccctcctggctcaggttacaggctctcaggtctccaaTCCCCAgggaaactcccctgccacattcccaggtcaacactccccactccctgctgtgtCACAGGGAGCAGTGACTGTGAGGGGGGGAGGTGTAGGGGGGGCCCCTCCCTGTGTTCAAACCTGGAAAGGGCTGGGGAGAAAACCCTTGGGGGTTCGCCTCCCCCAGCTGGGTGATGAAGGGATGGATGGGcaggcctggccccagcccacctcACAGAACCACACACATCAGGGCAGGTTTGGCAACGCGGTTTATTCGCCGAGGCCCCGCGGGGGCGGCACGGTGCAGGATACAGCAAGGCACGAGGGCAGTAGCAGCACAGAGTGGGCAGTTCACATGCACCCTGCTCTGCGAGGACATGGCTCCCAGCCGGgcctggccctgggctccctccctgcaccGGCATCACAAGTGACAGCTACTGCTCCCAGCAGAGAACCGACACTGGAGACAAGCAGGCCGTGTGGGGGGAGTCCTGTGTGCAGCTCTACTGGTGCCCCCCATCCTGCTCGCTGAACCGTgagcccagccctggctcccccccaacctcacactgctggtgcccctcagccCCGCTCTTCCTCGCCCTCCTGGgctccagcacagctctgcctctgccccttgccccgacctgcagccccccagacACTGGCACTCGTCAGGCTGCAGCATCACGGCAGGCCCAAGTGCTCACTAGGGCTGAATGGAGACTAAGTCCCCAGTCGGTTCAAGGGACAGCGGGAGCGTGAAAAGCTCACCCCAGGCGGTGCAGACCCACAGTGCCCAGTGCCTGCCAGAGCCCTTGGCACCAGCCCCACAGTGCAGCCTGTCAGCACAGCAATGAGGGAGGAGACTGAGATGCTTGGAACTATGGGGCATGGCTCAGGACTGGGGCTACACAGTGCCCCCTGCTCACTGCCCTGGCCCGACCCTGTGCCAAGGCACTGACAGGCAATAGTGACCAGACAGCCCCCGGGACACAGAGAGGCCAGCTGGGAGGAGACCTGGGCATGCTCAGGCCATACGCCCTTGGGAGAGTTGAGGGGGAGGCACAGGCTGTGGGGCCAGGATGCCCAGAGcaagaaaaaggggggggggcttgccctgcccccagcatcaGGACAAAAAAGGGGCAGGGAGATACCAGCTCCCTTTGGGCTTTGGGAAAGCAGGTGCAGCAGCTCCTAGCTAACCACAGGGACCAAGGCCCTGGCAGATtgcccctccactgccccacacagcccagcagcagggctggccaTGGGGGCTGTGCCCAGGGGTCTGTATGGAGGGCCCTGTGGTATTGTTTGCTCCAAGACAGTGAGCAaagccccagggaagggggtcTCCTGTCTCCCCCCCAGAGGGGGGCAGCAATCAGAGCCCCCAGGATCCAGGAGGTGGGCACTCAGAGGAAGTTCTGTAGCCAGCAGGAGGGAGGTGGCCAGCTATGCTGGGGCCCGTGACGAGCAGGCAGACTGGCTGTGCCAAcacgccgccccccccccggctgggcACCGCAGCTCCTGCCCCGCAGGCTCTTGGAGGCCAGGCCGGCCAGCGGCAGGAGGGGCCGTGGGTGGGTGGCGGAGTCCCGTGGCACCCCAGTCACGCCGGGAGGTTGTGTGCGGACTTGGAGGCACTTTGAGCTCTCTGGATCACGGCTGGGCACTTCTCCCGCCGCAGCAGCTTGTTGTTCTCAAAGAAGCCCTCGCTGCGGGGCACCCCATGGGAGCCGTCGGGGAAGGTCAGGagccctgggggagggaagagcagggAGTCATGGGGAAGGGAGCTGCACAcaccagggaggggcagggcggtGGGAGAGCAGGGTCTAGGagcggggcagcagggggcaaTGGGGTCCATGCTGGAGAACAGGgctgcctgcctggctctgcccaggtTGTTCATCCCGCTGCTCTTGGTGGCAGGGGCTGCGGCTGCTCACGGGGGCTGCCTGGACTCACCGAAGCCATCCACACGCCCGCTCTTGAACTCGCCCTCGAAGGTCATCGAGTCGTAGCGCGTGAAAACTCCAACGCCATTGAACTTCCCCTGCATGAACTCCCCCTCGTACCTGCGCAGACAGACAGCCCCGCAGCGTCAGGCTCCCCTCCTGTACCCACGCAGCGTCAGGCTCTCGGCCCACCCCCCATGCCTCACAGCATAATGGTCCCCACCTCCCCCGCAGTGCTagactccctccctgcctgcctgtaccCCCCCACCGCAGCATCAGGCTCCCCCCATGCGCCCCGCCATGTGAGGCTCCCTGCCCGCACCCCGCAGCATCAGGCTCCCCGCCTATCCGCGCCCCACCAGCCCACTTGCACCATAAgcttaaactcaataagtttatggaggagatggtatgatgggataacatgattttggcaattaattgatctttaaatattcatggtaaataggcccaatggcctgtgatgggatgttagatggggtgggatctgagttcctacagagaattctttcctgggtgtctggctggtgagtcttgcccacatactcagggttcagctgatcaccatatttggggtcgggaaggaatcttcctccagggcagattggagaggccctggaggtttttcgccttcctctgtagcatagggcacgggtcacttgagggaggattctctgctccttgaagtctttaaaccacgatttgaggacttcaatagctcagacataggtgaggtttttcataggagtgggtgggtaagattctgtggcctgcgttgtgcaggaggtctgactagatgatcataatggtcccttctgacttagtACCTATGAATCAGGcaccccagccaccccccccGCCAGTCCCAACCTCACAGCTGCTCAGTCATGGGACACTGGGGCACTCTTACACCCCAGACCCGCAGGAGCTGGCAGCGCCAGTCCACAGCAGTCCTGCGGGCAGGGAGCGTGGCTGCGCCCCCAACAGGCTAATGAGGAGCAGCACCCACAGGTTCCAGAGCTGAAGCGGGAGGGCGAGGGGTAAGCAGAGAGGGGAGGGTCTCCATGGGGTGGGAGGGTACAGACACGACTCAGCACCAGCACCCCTCAGCCATCCCCAGTCCCCATGGAAGAGAAAGGCCAGTTGCCCCAAGCTGCCCAGGCTGCTTGGGGCAGACCCAGCAAGGCGCGGTACCCACCTGGAGCCATCGGAGAAGGTGAGCACGCCGCAGCCATGGAAAAGCCCATTCTCAAAGTGACCCAGGTAGGTGCTGCCATCCGCAAACGTTAGCTGGCCAATGCCATGCCTGCGGCCTAGGCAACAAGAGCAGGCAGTATCACCAGCGCCCGCAGCCCAGGGAAAGGGCCACAGGGCCCATGCCCCCAGAAGGGGACCAGAGGGACAGGTGCAGGGTTGGGCAGGGCACCGCTGGGACatgggcagggcagtgctgggggtCGTAGAAGCCTCACTTGGGCTCCACAGGACATACGGGAAGACCCAAGGCTAAGCTTGCTCCCAGAgctggcccagctggggaggTTTGGGTTGTTCCCAGCCAGGCTCAGCAGGGTCCATCTCTTCCTGGAGCCCATGTTCAATATCTAACTATCcccagacagagccaggaacCCCAGCACTCACGGCTGCTCTGCTAGTGCccaggggcaggcaggagggagcCCGAGAGATTCAGGGGAAGGCAGCTTGTATTCACGGCTGGGCTCTACGCAATCAATTCCCCAGGCCAGTGGGGCAGGACAGTTTGGACTTTGTTACAGCAGCCTCTCccgccctccctgcctccccccccccccgggccaaTCCACGCGTGGGGCAGGCATCTGCCATTCACCAGGACACACAGGAAGGtgaagggagaggagcaggaggggACTACAGGGGAGTCCTGACAGGGCACATTCATGGTCCACACTGGCAGGAAGCTGCCGGGTGCTGGGGCAGACATCCCCAAACACAGGCTGCTCCAGGGCTGCTGCCAGCTTTCCCGGTGCCATGGCAGGGCTGCCTGGGCAGGGCACATACAGCTCAGGAATCCCCAGGCCTGAGCCAGTGCAAGAGAGGTCACTCGGCCTGCTCTCATCCCTTAGAGGAATGGCAATTGCCAGAGGGGCATAGACTCCGGGGGCAGcgtctggcagtgctgcagccaggggTGAGACATGCTATATAGACAGACCCAGCTCTTCCCACAGCACACCCGGCTCCCCAGAGAGGGCAGCCCCAACACTGACAGGGCTCCCTGGTAGACAGTGGTCCCACAGGGACACACTGCTCTTCCCTAGTGTCATGGGCTGAGGCCAAGGGGGAAGGCAGGAGATCAGGTTGCCCTGTCCCAGGAGTTGGGGAGCAGACAAGgacctggggagggcaggggcagatCTGTCTGGGGAGAACTTGGGTTACTGATTGTTAAGGGCCTGGCACCAGGAGCTTTGTTACGTAGGGAGGGGCAGGCTCCCCTCTCCCAGCCAACTAAGCCCAGTCCTGGGAAGGAGGGCACCATACAACCTGTGGGACCGACTGGAGTAGGTGCctctcccagccccgcctgcagGGGAGGCTGGCAGGCTGTGCCCAGCACAGATGGCAGGGGCTGTTTGCAGCCCATCTGGATGGAGCCAGGGGAGGGTAATGGAACAGGCCAGTTGGGAGATACAGCCGGGCCATGGCGCTGCACCCTGCTCACCTTCCTTCCACTCCCCGCAGTACTCCTCCCCACTGGAGTAGGTGAAGGAGCCCTTGGTCAAGGTCATGCTGCCAGGTCCTGGGAGGGTGAGATGACACCTGCAAAGAAGGGGCAGGTGAGAACACCCAGTAGGTGCTGGAGGGGAGACGCATgttgctggctgggagcctgCTGGATGTGCAGGGCCCAGGCCATGTTGTTTGCCATTATTCTGAGGACTCACCCTGACCCTAGTACCCTGCTCCAGGCCAGGCTGCATGAAGCTCTCCCTCTGCCCAAAGCATgtcccatccccacagctccccgcgTTCCACGCCCAGCGCAAGCTCCTTGGCCTCTGCCTAGCACCGGCCAACACTTCCCCATTCCCTTTGGATCCCTCGGATCTTCTCCCAACCCCAGTGCCTCTCTGAGGCTTGTCACTAGGACCCACCAGCTGGACTGACCTGCCAGGGGATGCCCTCTTTGCACACTGCTAGTCAGGAGATGACGGGGGCTGAGCCCCCTTGGGCCAGCAGCCCTTCCAGCGGACCTGACATTGCATCTTCCATCGCCACACTGCAGCCCCCAGACGGGCTGGCAGCTGCCTAGACCAGGGGAGGAACGAGCCCTGTAACCATACAGACCTCTATCCCCTGAGCAGATAAGGTGCCTGCGTGGGCAGGAAGGCTAAGGAGCTCCCTGCAGGTAAAGATGGCACCTCCGGATTGGGAGCTGAGGAGGAACAGACTTCCTGCTCTGAGTTAGAGACTAACCTCTCGCTGGATTCCGCAGAGCAAACCACTCTGCTCCAAGCTGAGCACCAAGGGATGGGGGAAGGCGTATGCCATGTCGCTCTCTGTGCACGGCTGAGCGAGCGTGGGAGCCAGCTCACAGCTAGCTTTACAGTTTGAATGACTCTGGAGTCGACTGTCGTAGGCCAGCTGAGATACGGCCAGTCGCCTGAGCCTCAAAATACCTGGGGACCTGCCGACTGCCTGGACAGACTCTTGGATTTGGGGCCTGCAGTGTCTGCAGTGGGCAGGCTCTCATTTGCATAAGGGAGACCTAATCAAGCCATTCTGGTGATCCTGTGATCTTGGGTGAGGAGGGCCCCATTCTGATTTACTGAGGGGCTTCCAAAGGGGAGAAGGCAGCCAGGCCACCCTTTGGTGgcctgtcctggctgctcctgtCCAGAAGTCTCTGGCCACCTGATTCCACCATGCCTGCAGAGAGGCTTgtgcttcccccaccctcccagctggCCAGGGAAGGGTAGGATTCTTTGACACCTGCCAGCAAGCAATCTCTAGGAGCCAGCAAGAACTTCTGAATCAGTGATAAAAACACTGGGTATTACCCCATCCCAGCTTCCAGTCGCTGAACCAACCGAGAGTCGTCATAACCATCCTGCGCAAGTATCAACCTTTGGGGTTTGCTCTTCTCTTCCAACTTACCAGCAGGGGGTTGCTGCTACCCCTGCATTTGTGCACGTAGAGTTTAAGCTCCAGCACATGGCTGGTAGCAAGCAAGCAGGCGTGCAGTGGGGCTGGGCCCCAGAGAAGTTAGATGAGAGTGGTACCTGTTCAACAGCTCCTCAAACACCCGAGTGCCCTAGGGGAAACAATCTCCTTGCCTAGGAGATCACACGCAGATCTCCTGGGTTAGGAGCTCTGTGTTTAATCCTCAGAACTCACCTGGTTTTCACCTACATTTGTTATTTGAATTGTAAATGAAATGTCCCAATAGAACACGGAACTGTGTGCGGATTTGGCTGTGGGGTGATTTTGGCCCTCCCTGAATCACTATTTGTCAGGAACAAAGCTATTGACTGGCACTGAGATTCATAATGCTGCTACCTTGGGGCTGACGGCTACGCAGGATGGCTGCCTTCCCAAAGTATCACACAGATCTTAGAGGGAACTGTTGGATTAAATAACCTGGATCATTACATtgatttgcaaaaaagaaaagtaggacttgtggcaccttagagactatcaaatttatttgagcataagctttcgtgagctacagctcacttcatcggatgcattcagtggaaaatacagtggggagattgatatacacagagaacatgaaacaatgggtgttaccatacacacccattgtttcatgttctctgtgtgtgtatataaatctccccactgtattttccacttaagatgagctataaccagcaggaaggagggggggaaggaggaaaaccttttgtggtgataatcaaggtgggtcatttccagcagttaacaagaacctctgaagaagagtgggaggtggggtggggggagaaataacatggggaaatagttttactttatgtaatgacttatccactcccagtctctattcaagcctaaattaattgtatccagtttgcaaattaattccaattcagcagtctctcactggagtctgtttttgaagatttttttgttgaaggatagccactctcaggtctgtaatcatgtgaccggagagattgaagtgttctccgactggtttttgaatgttataattcttgacgtctgatttgtgtccatttattcctttacgtagagactgtccagtttgaccaatgtacatggcagaggggcattgctggcacatgatggcatatatcacattggtagatgcgcaggtgaacgagcctctgatagtgtgactgatgtgattaggccctatgatggtatcccctgaatagatatgtggacagagttggcaacaggctttgttgcaaggataggttcctgggttagtggttctgttgtgtggttgctagtgagtatttgcttcaggttggggggctgtctgtaagcaaggactggcctatctcccaagatctgagagagcgatggctcgtccttcaggataggttgtagatccttgatgatgcgttggagaggttttagttgggggctgaaggtgatggctagtggggttctgttattttctttgttgggcctgtcctgtagtaggtgacttctgggtactcttctggctctgtcaatctgtttcttcacttcagcagatgggtattgtagttgtaagaatgcatgatagagatcttgtaggtgtttgtctctgtctgagggcttggagcaaaaagcggttatatcgtagagcttggctgtagacaatggatcgagtggtatgatctggatgaaagctagaggcttgtaggtaggaatagcggtcagtaggtttccgatatagggtggtgtttatgtgaccatcgcttattagcaccgtagtgtccaggaagtggatctcttgtgtggactggttcaggctgaggttgatggtgggatggaaattgttgaaatcatggtggaattcctcaagggcttcttttccatgggtccagatgatgaagat is a genomic window containing:
- the MORN4 gene encoding MORN repeat-containing protein 4 isoform X1 — protein: MTLTKGSFTYSSGEEYCGEWKEGRRHGIGQLTFADGSTYLGHFENGLFHGCGVLTFSDGSRYEGEFMQGKFNGVGVFTRYDSMTFEGEFKSGRVDGFGLLTFPDGSHGVPRSEGFFENNKLLRREKCPAVIQRAQSASKSAHNLPA